Within the Metasolibacillus fluoroglycofenilyticus genome, the region TAGAGGGTGAGGAAGCTGTTGATATGGTATATTTTGCTGACGGCTCCTTCTTTGCGATGAGCAGTGAACGCATTGATACACCGCATACACATGGGACAGGCTGTACATTTTCCGCAGCTTTAACAGCATTTTTAGGAAAGGACTATGCTTTACGTGATGCTATTATAGAAGCAAAGCATTTCATTCAAGCAGCGATTTCACACCCATTAAATATTGGAAATGGACATGGGCCAACGAATCATTTTGCGTATCGTAAAGCACAAATGAAAGGGCAGGTGAAGCTGCATTGAAACGTGAGAAGCTAGCCGTTTATTTTATTATGGGTACTATAAATTGTCAGCGTGAGCCGCTTCATATTTTAGAAGAAGCATTACAGGCTGGTGTAACTATTTTTCAATTGCGTGAAAAGGGAGAAGGGGCACTTAAAGGTGCTGCGCTACTAGAGTTTGCAAAGCGCTGTCAGGCACTTTGCCTTGCATATGATGTTCCCTTTATTATTAATGACGACATTGAGCTAGCACTAGCTATTGATGCTGATGGTGTTCATGTTGGACAGGATGATATGAAGTTAGTGAAAATTCGCCAGCAGCTACCCGATAAAATAATCGGTGTATCCGTTCACAATGAGGACGAAATGCAGGCTGCTGTAGCAGGTGGAGCTGATTATGTTGGCATT harbors:
- the thiE gene encoding thiamine phosphate synthase, translated to MKREKLAVYFIMGTINCQREPLHILEEALQAGVTIFQLREKGEGALKGAALLEFAKRCQALCLAYDVPFIINDDIELALAIDADGVHVGQDDMKLVKIRQQLPDKIIGVSVHNEDEMQAAVAGGADYVGIGPIFATISKADANEPAGVAFLAKARATYPTFPIVAIGGITAERAEQVLTAGADGVAVISAICQSENIEETVKKFSSLQQKN